The Nostoc cf. commune SO-36 genomic sequence ACAGTCTCAACTCTATGAAGTTATTAGCCGTATTTTGGGAAATCAGGCAATCCCAGCCAGTATTGCTCATTTTCCCGTGGTTGATCGGAATTTAGCCCATCGACTGCCATTGCGGATTCTTCTGGCAGAGGATACGGTTGTTAATCAAAAAGTTGCTCTCCTGATGCTAAAGAAAATGGGTTATGGGGCAGATGTTGTAACTAATGGGCTAGAAGTGCTTAAGGCTTTGCAAAGACAGCCATTCGACGTAGTGTTGATGGATGTCAATATGCCTGAAATGGATGGATTAGAAGCAACTCGGAGAATCTGTCAAGAGTGGGGAGTGGGTTTTCGCCCCCATATCATCGCTATAACTGCCAATGCAATGCGGGGCGATCGCGAAGTTTGTCTTGCTGCTGGCATGGATGACTATCTTAGCAAACCTATTCAGCTTAAAGAGTTAGCCCAGGCACTCAGCAAATGCCCTCCCCAAAGAAGCTCTGAATTCACTTCTGGCAGAAAACAAGGTAAACTGATCTGCCAAGAATTACAAAGCAGCAAAATTGATGCCAAAATTCTCCAATCCTTGCGGGATATCGTCAAAGGAGATCGTGTGGTATTTGCTGAATTTATTAGATGTTATCTTACTGAGACAGACAGACTGATGCAAAATATTAGTACAGCTATCACAACTCAGGATATTCAAGCTATATGGAAGACAGCGCACCAACTCAAGTCCAGCAGTGCTTCTATTGGAGCGATCGCCTTGGCGCAGATTTGCAGGGTGTTAGAAGCACAGGGAAGCAACAATAAATTAGAAAACAGCCTAGAATTGCTTTCACAACTATATCAGGAATATGAACAAGTTAAAACTGCCTTAGAAAAAGAACTTGCGAAGGAATTACCATGAAAGCCACTGCTCAAGAAAGCCAATCTTTAGTTCTAATTGTTGATGATGAACCTTTTATTCGTCTGATACTACGGCATTTCTTGGAGCGGGAAGGTTATCAAATAGCAGAGGCTCAAAACGGCATAGAGGCAATAAAAGCTTTTAACCAACTGCATCCTGATATAATACTCCTTGATGCCATAATGCCGGATATGGATGGGTTCGAGTTTTGCACTCAGTTAGAACTTCTTGATTGTAACAAGCACACTCCAGTTTTAATGATTACAGGACTTGAAGATCAAGAGTCAGTTGACCGTGCATTTGCAGTGGGGGCAATAGACTATGTTACCAAACCAATTCACTGACCAGTTTTGCGACAACGGGTAAAACGCTTGATTCAGCAATCTCAGTTACAGCAAAAACTGGAAACTGTGAATCTGGAATTGCAGCGATTAGTTACAATCGATGGATTAACTCAAGTAGCGAACCGCCGACGGTTTGAAGAATATTTTAACCAAGAGTGGCAGCGAATGAAACGTGATCAACAGTCTCTCTCACTGATTCTTTGCGATGTTGATTTCTTTAAATTATATAATGATACTTATGGTCATCGGATAGGCGATCGCTGTCTTCACGAAATTGCTCAAGCCATCAAAGATATTATTAAACGTCCCGGAGACTTAGTTGCCCGTTATGGTGGGGAAGAATTTGCTGTGATTTTACCTAACACAGATACCGACGGAGCAACTCATGTTGCCGACAATATTTGCCATGCTGTCCGCACACTTGCAATTCCTCATATAAATTCCGAAGTTAACCCTTATGTAACCATTAGTGCCGGGTTCACGACAGAAATTCCTCAGCCAGATTCTGACTTGGAAGAAATGATTGCCGCAGCAGATCGGGCGTTGTATCAAGCAAAGGCAACAGGACGCGATCGCTTTGTGCAAAATATTTTACTACCCAAACAGAAAACTTCCCATATTTAAACCCTATTTTCAACATATCGACTTATATTTATTCATTTTTGCAGTAAGTAAAAAGAACCAGATTATAGTACATGGGTAGGGGCACAGCCTAGGGCATTGACTATGTGCCTTTTTAGAAGTTAACAAATCATGCAAAATATGTGTAGTCACAAGAGAGATTTTGCCCTGACACAAAAATAGTATGAGTCAACAGCCTAGGTACAGCCATGTTCCCTACGATTATCTGTACCTCACGCCTGTTGCAATCTGCTGTATTTGAATCAAGCTCAAGCCAAAAATCACGATTGCTGCTACTTTTTAGGAATACAAAATCCCCGCATAGATATGACTAAACGATTAGTTATTCATGGTATCAATGTACTGTTTTTTTGATGGATACCCTCATTTCTCTAACTCATAAAAAAATGGGCGAACCGGGAGTAATAATTTGCAGATATTATCAACATTCACAAATATTTTTCCATTACATAGTTTTGAAACCAAACTCCCCGCCGTTCTACTTGCTGTTCTCTGACTACGCTAAATCTCCTCTTTGCAAAAAATGGCTTTGCAGTAATACTTGCTTCTGTATATAGTCGTTGAATCCCTTGTAATTTCGCAGTACTTTCTATATGAATTAAGAGTTTTGAACCAATCCCTTTCCCTTGGTATTTACTATGACAATAAAAACAATCAATGTGACCATCAGCTTCTAATTCTGCGAACCCAACTATCTCACTATTATTTTCTGCAATGTAAGGAAGCTTGGCTTGTAATCTTTTGTGCCAAACTTCATAATCCATATTTTCGGGTGCCCAAGCATCAACTTGTTCTTGAGTGTAATCGCAAATATTGATTTCATGAACTGTATTATAAAATAGCTTCATGATTAGCTTAGTATCAGACAGCTTATATTCTCTAATAATCATCCTGAACATTAATTTTCATAAATCTCTAATGGCAAATTATCAGGGTCTTTAAAGAAAGTAAATTTTTTATTTGTAATTTCATCAACTCTGATATTTTCTACCTCTACCCCTTTCGATTTTAAATAAAAAACAGTTTTCTCAACATCATCAACTTGAAAAGCAAGATGTCTTAAACCACAAGCCTCTGGTTTACTAGCTCGTTCTGGAGGATTTGGGAAAGAGAATAGCTCTATTTGAGCATTTTCTCCGACTCGTAAATCTAATTTATAAGAGTTTCTTTCGGCGCGAAAAGTTTCTTGAATAATCGAAAAGCCTAAAGTTTCGACATAAAATGTTTTGGAGCGATCGTAGTCAGAACAAATAATCGCTACATGATGAATACCAGTAGTTTTCATGTGTATATCTTAAGCTAACAACCATTTACCTGTAGCACTTTTAGCAGATTTTTGCTAGTTTTTGCAAAATAAGGGCTTTAGCAAAGTGCTACTCTGGAAAATGCAGACCTTGATGCCATCAGCCTTAAAGACGCTGATTTACGTAGAGCAATATTTATGACTGTAGATTCAGATCAGAACTGCTACATTTTGGTATGAAGAAATATAGTTGTTGAGCCGAAAGCAAGCGATGTCTACGACGGGCTATGACCCTCGCGGACTCGCTACCGCTACGCTATCGGCGTATCGGTAGCTTTACTCAGCAAGAATCTTTCAACAGCTTACTGGTGATGCTGGCTTATTAGTTAGTTAAATATAACCTTAATTGCCGTTAAGCAAACGCTTAAACTCCCCTCTGACAACTTGGTAACACTCGCAGGTGATATCTTCTACACCTGAGCGGTCAAGGATAGTCATTTGTCCGCGAACATATTCGATTAGCCCCGCCCTTTGAAGAATAGAAGCAGTAAGGCTAACAGTGGAGCGATTCACACCTAGCATTTTGCTGAGAAATTCTTGAGTCATTGCAAAAGTGTCTGTCTCTACTCGATCAGCGGTCATCAGCAGCCAACGGCACATTCGCTGTTCTATTGAGTGCAGGCGGTTACACGCAGCTGATTGGGCGATTTGATTAAACAGCGCTTGCGTGTATCTTTGTAGTATATCGTACAACGGACTAGTTACGGTGACATGAGTTTTAAATGCATCTACTCTCATCCTCAAGCCAGAGCCACAGACTTGTATAAAACACTCGCCTGGAACTTTTTCGGCTCCCAGGAATACTGGAAGACCCACCATTCCTTCATTGCCCACCGTAGCCACTTCGATTGCCGAACCATCCGTCATAACGGTGAGCATAGAGGCTACGCCATAGTTGAGGAAATAGACGTACTTAATTGGTTGGTTACGTAAATAAAGTTCTTGCTTTAACTCTAGGGGGACAACCTCCATATAAGCAACAAGACGAGAGTATTCCTCAGATGGTAGGGCAGCTAGAAGTTGGTTTTTCACAAGTGCATAATACTTGAAACACAGATAGCAAAAGGCTCTTTAAGCCAGTCTTATCTGTATTAAATAAACGATAGCAATCAAGAACCTCTGGCAAAAGCTCTATCTTTTGTAAATCGTTTATGTTAGCTGACTTACATACTATAATAATTATATGTTAACTAGCTAACATTTAATTATAACTTGTTAAAAAGAGGCAGGGGGCAGGGGGAGAAACCCCATCCATGAATAGAGGGGCAAGAAAACGGACGTAGTATTTCGAGACACTACGTGTCTCGAAATACATTTTTTTGTTCTCCATCCATAAATTCCGGTGGCTCTGAAACCATGAAGGCAGGGGAAGAAGAATAAATCTTTCCCCCTGCCTCTTCGGTCAGACTGCTACAGCAGTAATTAGACGATCGCTACTGAGCGCTAAACATTCGCAAAGAAGAAAATGGCGTTACAACAACGGCACCGAATTCTGTCACACTTCCCCAATATTGCTTATAACATAGTGGCGATCGGAGCTTCTGCGGGCGGGCAAAAGCCAATCATCCAAATTTTGTCGGCAATACCCGCAGATTTCCCAGCAGCGATTATTATAGTTCAGCACATGAATCCTGTCTACCCTAGTCGTCTGGCACATATCCTCAGCCGCCACACAGCATTGCGGGTAGAACAGGCAAAATCAGGCGAAATAGTGCGTCCAGGGACAATTTACACTTATGTTCCAAATCAGCACTTAGTAGTCGGTGCTAACGGTCAGCTGTCTCTATTAGAGTCGCCAAAGATGAACTTTGTTCGTCCCTCAGTGGATAAACTATTCATGTCGGTAGGACTTAATTACAGAATGCGGGCGATCGCTGTTGTCCTAAGTGGGTTTGGCAGAGATGGTGCTTTAGGAGTGATGGCAATCAAAAAGTATGGCGGCATGACGATTGCTCAAGATGAAAGTACTTCGGAGTACTTCGATATGCCAAAAGCTGCTATTGACACCGGGAAAGTAGATTTCGTTCTGACTCCAGAAGCGATTGCCAAGAGCTTGTGCAGCCTAGTAATGACGGAATTAGTAGCATAAGGGGTAATTTATTAATTAAATAGGCAGTTTTGGCTGCTGTTTGCAGCATTGTGGCTGCACCAGTGCGTAGACGCGTAGCGGCTTGTCGTAAGACATCGCCTTGTTGCAATTTCGCCTCGGCTAATTGAGTTTGACGATACTTCGCTGAGTTCATCAGAAGACAAATTTAACTTAAATTCATATTCAATCAGCAGAAAGCCATATTACTTTCTCAAAACTTCATATTCAATAAGCAAAAAGGCATATTGCTTACTCAAAATGGCATTTTACTTTCTCAAACCCCAGTTTGCTTTCTCATTTTGGTGTTTTCCGCAAGCAAAAAGAGATATTGCTTTCTCAAACTCCAGTTTGCTTTCTCATTTTGGTGTTTTCCGCAAGCAAAAGGAGATATTGCTTTCTCAAACTGGGGTTTGCTTTCTCATTTTGGTGTTTTCCGCAAGCAAAAGGAGATATTGCTTTCTCAAACCCCAGTTTGCTTGTTTATTTAAGTAATTTCCGCATTCATTTTGGTATATCGTTAAGCCGTTAGCTTGCGATGCCTGCGGCGGGGGTAGCTATCGCTTCATTGCGCGAAACTTTCACACCGTTAATCAGCAAGACTGAATTTTTATTATTCTTGTAAAACAGTCTTTGATACAATCCTAGTTTTCTTGAGGTCTGCTTCGGAAAGTTCTTCTCCAGTTTGCAAGCGAGTGGCGGAAGTTTGCAACACTGTCGCCGCCCCTTTATCTCCAATTTGTAAAGCGGTTTTAGCAGCTGTTTGTAGCATCTTGGCTGCACCAGTGCGTAGACGCGTAGCGGCTTGTCGTAAGACATCGCCTTGTTGCAATTTCGCTTCGGCTAACTGAGTTTGGCGATACTTTACTTGAGCTTAAGGTCAGGAATTACCTGAATCAGTCCAGTCTGGAAGGCTTTGTCGTAGGTGATGACAAGTAAACTTTCGAGTTCAGCCTGAGCCATGATCATGCGATCAAAGGGATCTCGGTGGGCGATCGGTAGGCTTCCTGCTCTGAGCGCATGTGTTGTGGTGATGGCAAGTTCGATAAATTAGCCTGATGCAATATCTGTGAATATTGTTCAACAAGTTGTTTGGCTTCGGGTAGTTTACCCATACGGTATTTGGTGGCAATTTCCCAAGCAGAAGCACTGCTGACAATAATCCGATGATCTGGGTTGCGAATGATGTCTCGGCAGTCAGTGTGGAGTTTTGGATCGTCAAAGAGCCACCACAGTAGAATATGAGTGTCGATGAGGTAGCTCATTCCCATTGCTGAAGTTCTTCTTCTGGCAGTGGTTCAAAGAAAGCATCGCCTAGTTGTCCTTTCAATAAACCAGGGGTGCGCGGTTCGACTTCGCTCACCGCAAGAGGTTGTTTATGTTCTTGACTTAAACCTAGCCGAAAGTAGTGAATTAAGTCATAAAGTTCTGCTAGTTTGTCTTCAGGGATGTCTTGCAATTCTTGGACAATCTTCTGGATCAGCATAAGTCAAACTCTTCGGTGGTTGTTAATCAATAAGTTAGGAATATGCGACTACTTTGTTGCTCAATTGAGGAATAAAATATTTTTTCTCGCTTTGCGCGGCAGTCGCTTCAAGTCGGGAAACCCGCCCAACGCGCTGCCTTGCCTTGGCGCGAAACTTTTATACCCTTAATCAGCAACACTGGATTTTTACTATTCCTGTTAAAACGGTTTTTGATGCAATTCTAGTTTTCTTCAAGTCTGCTTCCGAAAGTTCTTCTCCAGCTTGCAAGCGAGTGGCGGAAGTTTGCAACACTGTCGCCGCCCCTTTATCTCCTATTTGTAAAGCAGTTTTAGCAGCCGTTTGTAGCATCGTTGCTGCACCAGTGCGATCGCCTTGTTGCAATTTCGCCTCAGCTAACTGGGTTTGCCGATACTTCGCTAATGCTAAAATGGACTGTTGCACCTGGGGATTAGATGCCGGTTGATACGCCCGCACTACATCTGCATACACCGGCATCAACGGCGAAAGCAAACCTTCTTCGTTAACCAATGGGT encodes the following:
- a CDS encoding type II toxin-antitoxin system VapC family toxin: MSYLIDTHILLWWLFDDPKLHTDCRDIIRNPDHRIIVSSASAWEIATKYRMGKLPEAKQLVEQYSQILHQANLSNLPSPQHMRSEQEAYRSPTEIPLIA
- the gloA2 gene encoding SMU1112c/YaeR family gloxylase I-like metalloprotein; the encoded protein is MKTTGIHHVAIICSDYDRSKTFYVETLGFSIIQETFRAERNSYKLDLRVGENAQIELFSFPNPPERASKPEACGLRHLAFQVDDVEKTVFYLKSKGVEVENIRVDEITNKKFTFFKDPDNLPLEIYEN
- a CDS encoding GNAT family N-acetyltransferase — translated: MIIREYKLSDTKLIMKLFYNTVHEINICDYTQEQVDAWAPENMDYEVWHKRLQAKLPYIAENNSEIVGFAELEADGHIDCFYCHSKYQGKGIGSKLLIHIESTAKLQGIQRLYTEASITAKPFFAKRRFSVVREQQVERRGVWFQNYVMEKYL
- a CDS encoding Crp/Fnr family transcriptional regulator; this translates as MKNQLLAALPSEEYSRLVAYMEVVPLELKQELYLRNQPIKYVYFLNYGVASMLTVMTDGSAIEVATVGNEGMVGLPVFLGAEKVPGECFIQVCGSGLRMRVDAFKTHVTVTSPLYDILQRYTQALFNQIAQSAACNRLHSIEQRMCRWLLMTADRVETDTFAMTQEFLSKMLGVNRSTVSLTASILQRAGLIEYVRGQMTILDRSGVEDITCECYQVVRGEFKRLLNGN
- a CDS encoding PIN domain-containing protein translates to MELAITTTHALRAGSLPIAHRDPFDRMIMAQAELESLLVITYDKAFQTGLIQVIPDLKLK
- a CDS encoding chemotaxis protein CheB; translated protein: MALQQRHRILSHFPNIAYNIVAIGASAGGQKPIIQILSAIPADFPAAIIIVQHMNPVYPSRLAHILSRHTALRVEQAKSGEIVRPGTIYTYVPNQHLVVGANGQLSLLESPKMNFVRPSVDKLFMSVGLNYRMRAIAVVLSGFGRDGALGVMAIKKYGGMTIAQDESTSEYFDMPKAAIDTGKVDFVLTPEAIAKSLCSLVMTELVA